In Erpetoichthys calabaricus chromosome 4, fErpCal1.3, whole genome shotgun sequence, one genomic interval encodes:
- the LOC114651059 gene encoding olfactory receptor 51I2-like, with protein MSALNTSYLRPKEFILIGFLGMESYQTWISIPFCVMYVLALAANVLIIYTVKVNHNLHNPMFVLLATLSLIDLAMCCLTTQILKIFWFNERAIAFEACLFQMFCVHFFSSLESSILAIMAYDRYVAIYNPLRYMSILSYRFLAKMILCHFLRNLILIGLLPILATRLPFCSSNVIPHCYCDHMGILKLACTDTSMNSYLGLFEIASIFGLDAIFIIFSYVLILRSVLKVGSKEAFRKALNTCGSHLFVILYFYTTLLFSLLVYRTGMKVVPEIHIMFSVLYLLVPPVLNPLVYAIRTKEIRRAIFKSCFK; from the coding sequence ATGTCTGCTCTGAATACCTCCTATTTACGTCCAAAAGAATTTATTCTGATTGGATTTTTAGGAATGGAGAGCTACCAGACTTGGATTTCTATTCCATTTTGTGTCATGTATGTTTTAGCTCTTGCAGCTAACGTGTTGATCATCTATACTGTAAAAGTTAATCACAATTTGCATAATCCTATGTTTGTATTACTTGCAACCCTGTCACTTATCGATCTTGCTATGTGCTGTTTAACCACACagattttaaagatattttggtTTAATGAGAGAGCTATTGCTTTTGAAGCCTGCTTGTTTCAGATGTTCTGTGTTCACTTTTTTTCATCGCTAGAATCTTCAATACTTGCTATTATGGCTTATGACAGATATGTTGCTATTTACAATCCCTTGCGATATATGTCAATTTTATCATACAGATTTTTAGCTAAAATGATTCTATGTCATTTTCTGAGAAATCTTATCTTAATAGGCTTACTACCAATCTTAGCCACCAGGTTGCCTTTCTGTTCATCTAATGTCATCCCACATTGCTACTGTGATCATATGGGTATTTTAAAATTAGCATGTACAGATACATCTATGAATAGTTACCTAGGCCTTTTTGAAATTGCCTCTATATTTGGATTGGATgccattttcattatatttagttATGTATTGATTCTGAGATCTGTTCTAAAAGTTGGCTCAAAGGAGGCATTTCGTAAAGCACTAAACACGTGTGGttctcatttatttgtaattttgtatttttatacaacTTTACTATTTAGTCTTTTAGTTTATCGGACTGGCATGAAGGTTGTCCCTGAAATCCacattatgttttctgttttatatctTCTTGTACCACCAGTATTGAATCCCCTTGTTTATGCCATCAGAACAAAGGAAATCCGTCGTGctatttttaaaagttgttttaaataa